A single region of the Salicibibacter cibi genome encodes:
- the ggt gene encoding gamma-glutamyltransferase translates to MVQYTDQFAATGRPVAEGARGAVTSPHYLATQAGKKILEKDGHAVDAAIAVNSVLCVVLPHMSGLGGDLFSLVWDQSENKVQALNGSGSSGSQVTRSVYIQKDLDKIPERGPLSANTVPGTVDAWWALHQCYGKVEWAALFEDAIYYAENGFPLTEKTSKFIAEKADILSAYPETKKTFFVNGSPIQAGEIFVQPDLAWSFKQIARDGRKAFYEGVIADKIIASLEKHGGLLVKKDFEDHQVDWEDPISTNYRGYDVYQVKPNTQGIAVLMMFNMLESYDMTSIGDGTTDYYHLLAETAKLKFRYRDEWVTDSRSITIPYDLLLSKSLSKKVRTHLSWEEVYSLDDLEELPEIQGSRDTVYLSVADGEGNGVSLIQSIYHEFGSGFIPEGSGILLQNRGSYFSLKEDHINTLEPNKRTFHTIIPAMALKDGKLFMLFGSMGGEGQPQTQCALFTRVVDFGYNMQQAIEAPRWLYGKTWGADSTTLKLEERISAKTMDELIDRGHTVEKVEAYSQLMGHAQGIVVDHDRGVYAAGADPRGDGIALSW, encoded by the coding sequence TTGGTACAGTACACAGATCAATTTGCGGCTACGGGAAGACCAGTGGCTGAAGGGGCAAGGGGAGCAGTGACTTCTCCGCATTATTTAGCGACACAGGCAGGAAAAAAAATCCTTGAAAAAGATGGGCATGCAGTCGATGCGGCGATTGCCGTTAATTCTGTCCTCTGTGTCGTTCTCCCGCATATGTCAGGATTGGGTGGCGATTTGTTTTCGCTCGTCTGGGACCAGTCCGAAAATAAAGTTCAAGCCTTAAACGGTAGCGGTTCCTCGGGCAGCCAAGTAACAAGGTCTGTTTACATACAGAAGGATCTTGACAAAATTCCGGAACGCGGACCTTTATCAGCAAACACCGTTCCCGGTACCGTCGATGCATGGTGGGCCCTTCATCAATGCTACGGAAAGGTGGAATGGGCTGCATTATTTGAAGATGCGATTTATTATGCAGAAAATGGGTTTCCACTCACGGAGAAAACGAGCAAATTTATTGCGGAAAAAGCGGATATTTTAAGTGCTTACCCAGAGACGAAGAAAACGTTCTTTGTTAATGGATCCCCTATACAAGCAGGTGAGATTTTTGTTCAGCCTGACTTGGCATGGTCTTTCAAGCAAATCGCTAGAGATGGCAGAAAGGCTTTTTATGAAGGAGTGATTGCGGATAAAATCATCGCTTCTTTGGAAAAGCATGGCGGTTTATTAGTCAAAAAAGATTTTGAGGATCATCAAGTCGACTGGGAAGATCCGATTTCTACGAATTATAGGGGATACGACGTTTATCAAGTGAAGCCAAATACACAAGGCATTGCCGTGCTTATGATGTTTAATATGCTTGAGAGCTATGATATGACTTCGATTGGCGATGGGACAACCGATTATTATCATCTATTGGCAGAGACCGCCAAATTAAAGTTTCGATATAGGGATGAATGGGTGACAGATTCGAGATCGATCACCATTCCTTACGACTTATTACTCTCAAAAAGCCTTTCTAAAAAAGTACGCACCCATTTGTCATGGGAAGAAGTTTATAGCCTCGATGATTTGGAAGAACTTCCGGAAATACAAGGGAGCCGGGATACCGTATACCTTAGTGTTGCTGATGGAGAGGGCAATGGCGTTTCTCTGATTCAAAGCATCTACCATGAGTTTGGTTCCGGGTTTATACCGGAAGGGAGCGGTATTCTATTACAAAATCGCGGATCGTACTTCAGTCTTAAAGAGGATCATATAAACACTTTAGAACCGAATAAACGTACATTTCACACGATTATTCCTGCAATGGCCTTAAAGGATGGCAAGCTTTTTATGTTGTTCGGATCAATGGGCGGTGAGGGACAGCCGCAAACCCAGTGTGCCCTATTTACTCGAGTCGTTGATTTCGGTTATAACATGCAACAGGCCATTGAAGCCCCTCGTTGGTTGTACGGGAAAACATGGGGTGCGGACAGTACGACACTGAAACTGGAAGAAAGAATATCCGCCAAGACAATGGATGAACTGATCGATCGAGGCCACACGGTAGAAAAAGTAGAAGCCTACTCCCAACTGATGGGACATGCGCAAGGAATTGTCGTTGATCATGATCGCGGAGTATACGCCGCCGGTGCAGATCCGCGCGGAGATGGCATAGCCTTGAGCTGGTAA
- a CDS encoding prenyltransferase → MAQLFGYKEMSDAYIYHATWFRMIRPPTLTGSIMSVTAGTLLAAQYVEINILLFIVLIVTSLLIQAAVNMLNDYFDYMKGQEEGKWEALKNTATLRGPHYAQVPYVSIALTMLVSALTLWLASKSSFWIIPIGVVGLMIGYCYSAGKRSLSSLGLMILTNNIRDIQKDSTTRRTVPIRIGKRNAIRLLIAILAAAYTSSLLIFQSLLVIASLLVAIALVRHFYVSDGFSPINLAAFHHAAHSLILILTMVFQFQ, encoded by the coding sequence GTGGCACAATTATTCGGTTACAAGGAAATGTCCGATGCCTATATCTATCACGCAACCTGGTTTCGGATGATTCGCCCGCCGACATTAACAGGCTCGATCATGTCTGTTACCGCCGGCACATTACTAGCGGCCCAGTATGTAGAGATTAATATTCTTCTTTTTATTGTTCTAATCGTCACAAGCTTGCTGATCCAGGCAGCCGTTAACATGCTAAATGATTATTTTGATTATATGAAAGGCCAAGAAGAAGGGAAATGGGAGGCATTAAAGAATACCGCCACTCTTAGAGGACCGCACTACGCACAAGTGCCTTATGTTTCTATCGCACTCACGATGCTCGTTTCCGCACTAACGCTTTGGCTCGCGTCAAAGAGCAGTTTTTGGATTATCCCCATCGGAGTTGTCGGTCTCATGATCGGTTATTGCTATTCTGCCGGGAAACGATCCCTATCCAGTTTAGGCCTCATGATCTTGACGAATAATATTCGTGATATCCAAAAAGACAGCACCACGCGTCGAACGGTGCCAATCCGTATCGGCAAGAGAAATGCCATACGTCTACTCATCGCTATCTTGGCTGCTGCCTACACGAGTAGCTTGCTCATCTTCCAATCCCTTTTGGTCATCGCTTCCCTTCTCGTTGCCATTGCACTCGTCCGCCATTTTTATGTTTCGGATGGGTTTAGCCCAATCAACCTCGCTGCTTTCCATCATGCCGCCCACAGTCTAATTTTGATTCTAACGATGGTTTTTCAATTTCAATAG
- a CDS encoding L-lactate permease, with protein sequence MESNLPVDLLHWSLAIAPMILLLLMLVVFRWSGGTSGWIAMGIAASLSIFIFQAPFDNVAVGFGKGLWEAFYILLVVWTALLLYRTTEQSGSFKVIRHEIQNYSENYLFLVLGFGWVFSSFLQGVAGFGAPIAIVAPLLVGIGVKPIPAIVIPLIGHAWGKMFGTLALGWIATTNVVHIENQVLTLFYTGVLLWIPIAIGGFMICWIFAKGKGIKEGWIAVVVISLIQGGGQLALVTVTPELSAFIPATLALGALFLLGRMKRYSQKTGLEKETTILKEMDDDEEGKPDISLHKAFMPYYVLSVISIIGIGITPVQDFLNQFSFGFSFPAVETGYGFGVEAEEAYNPMAPFTHPAFFLLLSSVFAYIWYKYLGLMKKGSIKNISTGVKNEALGATFSLTGFLAMAMIMENSGQTNVIAFGIAEVSTPAVYVGMANVIGIVGAFMTSSNTSSNVLFSPLHGAVVDSMERLSLPLVIAAQSTGGAIGNVIAPANVILGTSTTGAQGRESEVYRSAFAFLLIVGVIVSAVSILFHLLFG encoded by the coding sequence TTGGAAAGTAATTTACCGGTAGATCTCTTGCACTGGTCGCTTGCAATTGCCCCAATGATATTGCTCCTATTGATGCTTGTCGTTTTTAGGTGGTCCGGCGGTACCTCGGGCTGGATCGCGATGGGGATTGCGGCATCTCTATCTATTTTTATATTCCAGGCCCCTTTCGATAATGTGGCGGTTGGATTTGGAAAAGGCCTATGGGAGGCTTTTTATATTTTGCTCGTCGTATGGACAGCGTTATTGCTTTATCGTACGACCGAGCAATCAGGATCATTCAAAGTGATCAGGCATGAGATACAAAACTATAGTGAAAATTATCTGTTTCTAGTGCTTGGATTTGGCTGGGTTTTTTCCTCTTTCCTGCAAGGTGTGGCAGGCTTTGGAGCCCCGATTGCGATTGTTGCCCCTCTTTTGGTCGGTATAGGTGTAAAGCCGATTCCCGCGATCGTTATCCCTTTAATCGGGCATGCCTGGGGAAAAATGTTTGGGACCCTTGCCCTTGGGTGGATCGCGACGACAAATGTCGTACATATTGAAAATCAAGTATTGACGCTTTTCTATACGGGCGTATTGTTATGGATCCCCATTGCCATTGGCGGTTTTATGATCTGTTGGATATTTGCAAAGGGCAAAGGGATCAAAGAGGGCTGGATTGCTGTTGTTGTCATTTCCTTGATACAAGGCGGTGGCCAACTTGCCCTTGTAACAGTTACCCCCGAATTAAGTGCGTTTATTCCTGCCACCTTGGCTTTAGGTGCCCTATTCCTACTGGGAAGAATGAAACGCTACAGTCAGAAAACAGGTCTGGAGAAGGAGACGACGATTCTTAAAGAAATGGATGACGACGAAGAAGGCAAACCGGACATTTCTCTTCATAAGGCATTTATGCCTTATTATGTGTTATCGGTCATATCGATTATCGGTATAGGAATAACGCCGGTCCAAGACTTTTTAAATCAATTTTCATTCGGATTTTCCTTCCCTGCAGTCGAAACGGGCTACGGTTTTGGGGTGGAGGCAGAAGAAGCTTACAACCCTATGGCTCCTTTCACCCATCCGGCATTCTTTTTGCTCCTATCATCTGTTTTCGCCTACATTTGGTATAAATATTTAGGGTTAATGAAAAAGGGGTCGATTAAAAATATATCTACAGGAGTGAAGAATGAGGCTTTAGGCGCAACCTTTTCGTTAACAGGATTTTTGGCCATGGCCATGATTATGGAAAATTCCGGTCAGACGAATGTGATCGCATTTGGGATTGCAGAAGTTTCAACGCCGGCTGTTTATGTTGGGATGGCAAATGTCATCGGAATCGTGGGGGCATTTATGACTTCGTCGAATACTTCATCGAATGTGCTTTTTTCTCCGCTGCACGGTGCAGTGGTTGACTCGATGGAACGTCTTTCTTTGCCACTTGTAATCGCGGCTCAATCCACCGGTGGGGCAATCGGAAATGTCATTGCGCCTGCCAATGTTATTCTCGGCACGAGTACGACAGGAGCACAGGGGAGAGAGTCCGAGGTTTATAGATCCGCGTTTGCCTTTTTATTAATTGTTGGTGTGATTGTTTCTGCAGTATCGATACTGTTCCACTTGTTGTTTGGTTAA
- a CDS encoding helix-turn-helix domain-containing protein, whose protein sequence is MTRADLASYLGTTPETISRRLSVLEDQGVIQQLTNKQIKILDMNGLLLI, encoded by the coding sequence ATGACCAGAGCTGACCTCGCCTCCTATTTGGGCACCACCCCTGAAACGATTAGCCGCAGACTTTCTGTTCTTGAAGATCAAGGGGTCATTCAACAGCTCACGAATAAACAAATAAAAATCCTTGATATGAATGGTTTATTGCTCATCTAG
- a CDS encoding Rpn family recombination-promoting nuclease/putative transposase, translating into MRPKLLKRVSLDRLMDLKVDYAFKQLFGSEKNKEITVVFLNAVLQRNEHHRIKEIAFANVENAADYEEDKESRLDIVAVTDANEWINIEIQFSNKYDMVKRSLYYWSGLYQKQLTRRMSYTQLQPVIAINIMNFDLFKEMDRFHTSYRLYEDHDHTLLTDVMEFHFLEMPKLIRAWKEDKLDPWNDMLARWLLLLGIVDHRKNKVYEDIYKKLEEIAMEDETLRNAFQDWETLSASQEEWLAYEGRLKRVLDDESARIDSEIREKEARKEGEKEGRQEGHKEGRHEGRQEEIAESTIMFLKAKFPGHSMDVISNKMKTVESLESMKKLQKDLVQAETWTEVKELLE; encoded by the coding sequence ATGCGTCCAAAACTGCTGAAGCGGGTGTCCCTTGATCGATTAATGGACCTAAAAGTTGACTATGCGTTTAAACAGCTGTTCGGAAGTGAGAAAAATAAAGAGATAACCGTCGTTTTCTTAAATGCTGTTCTTCAACGAAACGAACATCACCGCATTAAAGAAATCGCGTTCGCAAATGTGGAAAACGCCGCCGATTATGAGGAAGACAAAGAGTCACGTCTTGATATCGTTGCCGTAACGGATGCCAATGAGTGGATCAATATTGAAATTCAATTTTCGAACAAATACGATATGGTTAAAAGATCGCTGTACTATTGGTCGGGGTTGTACCAAAAGCAACTAACCAGACGAATGTCATATACTCAGTTACAACCGGTGATCGCGATTAATATCATGAATTTTGATTTATTCAAAGAAATGGATCGTTTCCACACGTCCTATCGCCTGTATGAAGACCATGATCACACCCTGCTTACGGACGTTATGGAATTTCACTTTCTCGAAATGCCAAAGTTGATTCGTGCTTGGAAGGAAGACAAATTAGATCCGTGGAATGATATGTTGGCACGTTGGCTGTTGTTATTAGGGATTGTCGATCATCGCAAAAATAAGGTCTATGAAGATATTTATAAAAAATTGGAGGAGATCGCCATGGAAGATGAAACCCTTCGGAATGCGTTTCAAGATTGGGAAACGTTAAGTGCATCGCAGGAAGAATGGCTCGCCTATGAAGGCCGACTCAAACGGGTGTTGGATGATGAATCTGCGCGCATAGATTCGGAAATTCGAGAGAAAGAAGCACGAAAAGAAGGAGAAAAAGAGGGCCGACAAGAAGGACATAAAGAAGGACGACACGAAGGGCGACAAGAAGAAATCGCCGAGTCTACCATCATGTTTTTAAAAGCCAAATTTCCTGGCCACTCCATGGATGTCATATCGAATAAAATGAAAACCGTCGAAAGCCTCGAATCGATGAAAAAGCTGCAAAAAGACTTAGTTCAAGCTGAAACGTGGACGGAAGTGAAGGAATTGTTGGAATAG
- a CDS encoding universal stress protein, translating to MYKQILAVVDGSEQSNQALKKASRTAERHGAGLVIGHVLDTRSFSRASPYGDSLWNEIQKSADELLENSKKQAETFGVKNVQTVVSSGNPRVEIPERFVDEYGVDLLVVGGSGLNTVERILVGSVTEACVRRSSSDVLTVKDESEENSYRNILVAVDGSEQSEQALEKAINVAKTHGATLKIAHVVEVQGGPYTYDFLVMQRIEESDKDTEQKEMLEKYKQKAEEQGVEDVETILHYGNPRLEVPNTLTVQNDIDLLVTAATGRGALKRFFTGSVAHASIHHTPADILTVRT from the coding sequence ATGTACAAACAAATACTGGCCGTCGTTGATGGGTCCGAGCAATCGAATCAAGCATTAAAAAAAGCAAGCCGCACTGCTGAACGACATGGTGCCGGCCTTGTCATTGGTCATGTGCTTGACACGCGCAGTTTTTCAAGAGCAAGCCCATATGGGGATTCCCTGTGGAATGAAATCCAAAAGAGCGCAGATGAATTACTGGAAAATAGTAAAAAGCAAGCCGAAACGTTTGGGGTAAAAAATGTCCAAACGGTTGTTTCCTCCGGGAACCCCCGGGTTGAAATCCCGGAAAGATTCGTCGATGAATATGGCGTAGATTTATTAGTTGTTGGAGGAAGCGGGTTGAACACGGTGGAACGGATATTGGTTGGGAGCGTAACGGAAGCGTGTGTACGTCGGTCATCCAGCGATGTTCTTACCGTTAAAGATGAGTCGGAGGAAAACTCGTATCGAAACATTCTTGTGGCCGTGGACGGTTCCGAGCAATCGGAGCAAGCGTTGGAAAAAGCGATTAATGTCGCAAAAACACACGGAGCGACGCTTAAAATCGCGCATGTAGTCGAAGTCCAAGGAGGGCCTTATACCTATGATTTTCTAGTGATGCAACGAATCGAAGAATCCGATAAAGATACTGAACAAAAGGAAATGCTGGAAAAATACAAACAAAAGGCAGAGGAGCAAGGAGTCGAGGATGTCGAGACCATTCTCCATTACGGAAACCCACGGTTGGAAGTGCCAAACACGCTAACCGTTCAAAATGACATCGACTTGCTCGTCACTGCGGCGACCGGGCGTGGTGCATTGAAACGGTTTTTCACCGGCAGTGTGGCCCATGCTTCCATTCATCACACACCTGCTGATATTCTCACGGTGAGAACATAA
- a CDS encoding L-lactate permease, protein MENHLPVDLLHWSLAIAPMILLLLMLAVFKWSGGISGWIAMGVATLVSFFIFQAPLENVAVGFGKGIWEAFYILLVIWTALLLYHTTERSGSFRVIRHEIQSYSENYLFLVLGFGWVFASFLQGVAGFGVPVVVVAPLLIGIGVKPIAAIVIPLIGHAWANTFGTLGVAWIATTNVVHIENQVLTLLYTGILLWIPNIIAGFAICWIFAKGRGIKEGWIAVVVISLIHGGGQLAIVTFNPELSAFIPATLAIGALFLLEKRTERYSRKTGLEKETTILKKMDEEEKDKPAISLHQAFMPYYVLSVSTVIMLGITPMQDFLNQFSFGFSFPAVETGYGFQVEAQEAYNPMAPLTHPAFFLLLSSAFAYIWYKYLGLMEKEAKKNIVTGAKNNALGATFAITGFMTMAMIMENSGQTNVIAFGIAEVSSPAVYTAIASVIGIVGSFMTSSNTSSNVLFAPLHGAVADSMERLSFPLVIATQSAGGAIGNIIAPANVILGTSTAGAQGREAEVYRITIVFVFVVGVTVSTAVVLLHFIFG, encoded by the coding sequence ATGGAAAATCATTTACCAGTAGATCTCTTGCATTGGTCGCTCGCAATTGCCCCAATGATACTGCTCCTATTGATGCTTGCCGTTTTTAAATGGTCCGGCGGTATCTCGGGATGGATCGCCATGGGCGTTGCAACATTAGTTTCGTTTTTTATATTCCAAGCCCCTCTTGAAAATGTGGCAGTTGGATTTGGAAAGGGCATTTGGGAAGCTTTTTATATTTTGCTTGTTATATGGACGGCGCTATTGCTCTACCATACGACAGAGCGATCGGGATCATTTCGAGTGATCAGACATGAGATACAAAGTTATAGTGAAAACTATTTGTTTTTAGTGCTTGGATTTGGTTGGGTATTTGCCTCTTTCCTACAAGGCGTGGCGGGTTTTGGGGTGCCGGTTGTCGTTGTTGCTCCTCTTTTAATAGGAATAGGTGTTAAACCGATTGCCGCTATTGTCATCCCGTTAATCGGACATGCTTGGGCAAATACGTTTGGCACGCTTGGTGTTGCATGGATTGCAACCACAAATGTCGTGCACATTGAGAATCAAGTATTAACGCTTCTTTATACAGGCATATTGCTATGGATCCCAAATATTATTGCCGGGTTTGCGATCTGTTGGATATTTGCAAAGGGCAGAGGAATCAAAGAGGGCTGGATTGCTGTTGTTGTCATTTCCTTGATACACGGCGGCGGCCAGCTTGCCATTGTAACTTTTAATCCTGAATTGAGTGCATTTATCCCTGCCACTTTGGCTATAGGCGCTCTTTTCTTGCTGGAAAAAAGAACGGAAAGATATAGTCGAAAGACTGGTTTGGAGAAGGAAACAACGATTCTTAAAAAAATGGATGAAGAGGAAAAAGACAAACCGGCCATTTCACTCCATCAGGCATTTATGCCTTATTATGTATTATCCGTATCAACGGTTATCATGTTAGGAATAACGCCGATGCAAGATTTTTTGAATCAATTTTCATTTGGATTTTCTTTTCCTGCAGTCGAAACGGGCTATGGATTTCAGGTGGAGGCACAGGAGGCCTATAACCCCATGGCGCCTTTAACTCATCCGGCATTCTTTTTGCTCCTGTCATCTGCTTTCGCATACATTTGGTATAAATATTTGGGTTTAATGGAAAAGGAAGCGAAGAAAAATATAGTTACCGGTGCAAAAAATAATGCTTTAGGTGCAACTTTTGCGATAACAGGATTTATGACGATGGCGATGATTATGGAAAACTCCGGCCAGACGAATGTGATTGCATTTGGCATTGCAGAAGTTTCGTCACCGGCTGTTTATACTGCTATAGCAAGTGTAATCGGAATTGTTGGTTCCTTTATGACTTCATCCAACACCTCATCAAATGTGCTTTTTGCTCCTCTGCATGGTGCAGTGGCAGATTCGATGGAGCGTCTTTCCTTCCCTCTTGTGATCGCAACCCAGTCCGCCGGTGGGGCCATCGGAAATATTATTGCACCCGCCAATGTCATTCTTGGCACGAGTACGGCAGGTGCACAGGGGAGGGAGGCCGAGGTTTATAGAATTACGATTGTCTTTGTGTTCGTTGTGGGAGTAACTGTTTCCACAGCAGTGGTGTTGCTCCACTTTATATTTGGATAA
- a CDS encoding universal stress protein yields the protein MYKQILVVVDGSEQSDQALEKASRTAERYGAGLVIGHVIDTRSFPKLSLYGDNLWDEIKKSADELVENSKKQAEALGIKDIQTIVKSGNPRVEIPKTLVDEYDADLLVAGGSGLNTTERILVGSVTEASVRRSASDVLTVKGEADATLYRNILVAVDGSEQSEQALAKAIDVAKIAEATLKIAHVVEVQGGPYTYGALEMQKHESDGEAPDKDTEQQEMLGKYKRKAEDEGVKDVETILYYGNPRTEIPRTLTVENDIDLLVTAATGRGAMKRLFTGSVAHASVHHAPSDILTVRNG from the coding sequence ATGTATAAGCAAATTCTTGTCGTCGTTGACGGGTCCGAGCAATCGGATCAAGCATTAGAAAAAGCAAGCCGCACTGCTGAACGATATGGTGCCGGTCTCGTCATCGGCCACGTCATTGACACGCGCAGTTTTCCAAAACTAAGTCTATATGGGGATAACCTGTGGGATGAGATCAAAAAGAGCGCAGATGAATTGGTTGAAAATAGTAAAAAGCAAGCGGAAGCACTTGGGATAAAGGATATCCAAACAATTGTGAAGTCAGGGAATCCCCGGGTTGAAATCCCGAAAACACTCGTCGATGAATATGACGCAGATTTATTAGTTGCCGGGGGGAGCGGGTTGAATACAACCGAAAGGATATTGGTTGGAAGCGTAACGGAAGCTAGTGTACGCCGGTCGGCAAGCGATGTGCTTACCGTTAAAGGTGAGGCGGATGCAACTTTATATCGGAACATCCTCGTGGCCGTGGACGGTTCCGAGCAATCGGAACAAGCATTGGCTAAGGCGATCGATGTGGCAAAGATAGCAGAAGCAACCCTTAAAATCGCGCATGTGGTTGAAGTACAGGGGGGCCCTTATACTTATGGGGCATTAGAGATGCAAAAGCATGAATCGGATGGGGAAGCACCGGATAAAGATACTGAACAGCAGGAAATGTTAGGAAAATACAAGCGAAAGGCGGAGGATGAAGGGGTAAAAGATGTTGAAACAATTCTCTATTACGGGAACCCTCGGACGGAAATTCCGCGTACCCTTACAGTTGAAAACGACATCGACTTGCTCGTTACCGCGGCAACCGGACGAGGTGCAATGAAACGGCTCTTTACCGGCAGTGTGGCCCATGCCTCCGTTCACCACGCGCCTTCCGATATTCTTACGGTAAGAAATGGATGA